A single window of Streptomyces cathayae DNA harbors:
- the hydA gene encoding dihydropyrimidinase, whose translation MTRTLITGGLVITAADEVHADVLIEHGRVVALAAPGTQEWTADRVIDASQKYVIPGGVDAHTHMELPFGGTFASDTFETGTRAAAWGGTTTIVDFAVQSKGRSLQAGLDAWLEKADGKCAIDYAFHMIMSDVNEATLKEMPKLIEHGISSFKLFMAYPGVFYSDDGQILRAMQVAGDTAGLIMMHAENGIAIDVLVEQALARGETDPRHHGEVRKTLLEAEATHRAIQLARVAGAPLYVVHVSAQEAVAELAAARDMGLPVFGETCPQYLFLSTDNLAEPDFEGAKYVCSTPLRPKEHQAALWRGLRTNDLQVVSTDHCPFCFVGQKELGRGDFSKIPNGLPGVENRMDLLHQAVVEGHISRRRWIEIACATPARMFGLYPQKGTIAPGADADVVIYDPHAEQVISAKTHHMNVDYSAYEGTRVTGRVETVLSRGEPVITEREYTGRAGHGVYTPRSTCQYLY comes from the coding sequence ATGACTCGGACTCTGATTACCGGTGGTCTTGTGATCACGGCCGCGGACGAGGTGCACGCGGATGTGCTGATCGAGCACGGCCGGGTGGTGGCGTTGGCGGCGCCGGGGACGCAGGAGTGGACGGCTGACCGTGTTATCGACGCGTCGCAGAAGTACGTGATCCCGGGCGGGGTCGACGCGCACACGCATATGGAGCTGCCGTTCGGTGGGACGTTCGCTTCGGACACGTTCGAGACGGGGACGCGGGCGGCGGCGTGGGGCGGGACGACGACGATCGTTGATTTCGCGGTGCAGTCAAAGGGCCGTTCGCTGCAGGCCGGCCTGGATGCCTGGCTGGAGAAGGCGGACGGGAAGTGCGCGATCGACTACGCGTTCCACATGATCATGTCGGACGTGAACGAGGCGACGCTCAAGGAGATGCCGAAGCTCATCGAGCATGGCATTTCCTCGTTCAAATTGTTTATGGCCTATCCGGGGGTCTTTTATTCGGATGACGGCCAGATCCTGCGGGCGATGCAGGTTGCTGGTGACACGGCCGGTCTGATCATGATGCACGCGGAGAACGGCATCGCGATCGACGTCCTGGTGGAGCAGGCCCTGGCCCGCGGCGAGACCGATCCGCGCCATCACGGGGAGGTCCGCAAGACGCTCCTTGAGGCGGAGGCGACCCACCGGGCGATCCAGCTCGCCCGGGTGGCCGGCGCGCCGCTCTACGTCGTCCACGTCTCGGCCCAGGAGGCGGTGGCGGAGCTGGCGGCGGCGAGGGACATGGGGCTGCCGGTGTTCGGCGAGACCTGCCCGCAGTACCTGTTCCTGTCGACGGACAATCTGGCGGAGCCGGACTTCGAGGGCGCCAAGTACGTGTGCTCGACGCCGCTGAGGCCGAAGGAGCATCAGGCGGCGCTGTGGCGGGGTCTGCGGACGAACGACCTCCAGGTGGTGTCGACGGATCACTGCCCGTTCTGCTTCGTGGGCCAGAAGGAGCTGGGCCGGGGCGACTTCTCGAAGATCCCCAATGGCCTGCCTGGCGTCGAGAACAGGATGGACCTGCTGCACCAGGCTGTCGTCGAAGGGCACATCTCACGCCGCCGCTGGATCGAGATCGCCTGTGCGACCCCGGCCCGGATGTTCGGCCTCTACCCGCAGAAGGGCACGATCGCGCCGGGCGCCGACGCCGACGTGGTGATCTACGACCCGCACGCCGAGCAGGTCATCTCCGCGAAGACACACCACATGAACGTCGACTACTCGGCGTACGAGGGCACACGCGTCACCGGCCGCGTCGAGACCGTCCTCTCGCGCGGCGAA
- a CDS encoding aspartate aminotransferase family protein, with protein MTDDLLGRHRSVLPDWLALYYEEPIEITHGEGRHVWDSAGNRYLDFFGGILTTMTAHALPEVTKAVAEQAGRIIHSSTLYLDRQMVELAERVAQLSGIPDARVFFTTSGTEANDTALLLATTYRRGNSVLAMRNSYHGRSFSAVGVTGNRGWSPTSLSPLQTLYVHGGVRTRGPYASLGDDDFIAACVDDLKDLLGHTRPPAALIAEPIQGVGGFTSPPDGLYAAFREVLNAHGILWISDEVQTGWGRTGEHFWGWQAHARSGPPDIVTFAKGIGNGMSIGGVIARAEIMNCLDANSISTFGGTQVTMAAGLANLTYLLEHDLQGNARRVGGMLLERLRAVAAQVPGVREVRGRGLMIGVELTKPGTDEADPRAASAVLEAARRGGLLIGKGGGHNTSALRIAPPLSLNVAEAEEGAAILEHALRSAP; from the coding sequence GTGACCGACGACCTGCTGGGCCGCCACCGCTCCGTGCTCCCCGACTGGCTCGCCCTCTACTACGAGGAGCCCATCGAGATCACCCACGGCGAGGGCCGCCACGTCTGGGACTCCGCGGGCAACCGGTACCTCGACTTCTTCGGCGGCATCCTCACCACCATGACCGCCCACGCCCTGCCCGAGGTGACGAAGGCGGTCGCCGAGCAGGCCGGGCGGATCATCCACTCCTCCACCCTCTACCTCGACCGGCAGATGGTCGAACTCGCCGAACGAGTAGCCCAGTTGAGCGGCATCCCGGACGCCCGGGTCTTCTTCACCACCTCCGGCACCGAGGCCAACGACACCGCCCTGCTGCTCGCCACCACCTACCGGCGCGGCAACTCGGTCCTGGCGATGCGCAACAGCTACCACGGCCGCTCCTTCAGCGCGGTCGGCGTCACCGGCAACCGGGGCTGGTCCCCGACCTCGCTGTCCCCGCTGCAGACCCTGTACGTGCACGGCGGCGTGCGCACCCGGGGCCCGTACGCCTCGCTCGGCGACGACGACTTCATCGCGGCCTGCGTCGACGACCTCAAGGACCTGCTCGGCCACACCCGCCCGCCCGCGGCGCTGATCGCCGAGCCGATCCAGGGCGTCGGCGGCTTCACCTCACCGCCCGACGGGCTGTACGCGGCGTTCCGCGAGGTGCTGAACGCACACGGCATCCTGTGGATCTCCGACGAGGTGCAGACCGGCTGGGGCCGCACCGGCGAGCACTTCTGGGGCTGGCAGGCCCACGCGCGCAGCGGCCCGCCCGACATCGTGACCTTCGCCAAGGGCATCGGCAACGGCATGTCCATCGGCGGTGTCATCGCCCGCGCCGAGATCATGAACTGCCTGGACGCCAACAGCATCTCGACGTTCGGCGGCACCCAGGTCACCATGGCGGCCGGCCTGGCCAACCTCACCTACCTGCTGGAGCACGACCTGCAGGGCAACGCCCGGCGGGTCGGCGGCATGCTCCTGGAACGCCTGCGGGCCGTCGCCGCCCAGGTGCCCGGGGTACGGGAGGTGCGCGGGCGCGGGCTGATGATCGGCGTCGAGCTGACGAAACCGGGCACCGACGAGGCCGACCCGCGGGCCGCCTCCGCCGTGCTGGAGGCCGCCCGCCGGGGCGGACTGCTCATCGGCAAGGGCGGCGGCCACAACACCAGCGCCCTGCGCATCGCCCCACCGCTCTCCCTCAACGTGGCGGAGGCCGAGGAGGGGGCCGCGATCCTCGAGCACGCGCTGCGGAGCGCACCGTAG
- a CDS encoding nitrilase-related carbon-nitrogen hydrolase gives MAHVVRAALVQATWTGDTESMVAKHEEHAREAARQGAKIIGFQEVFNAPYFCQVQDAEHYRWAEPVPDGPTVRRMRELARETGMVIVVPVFEVEQSGFYYNTAAVIDADGTVLGKYRKHHIPQVKGFWEKFYFKPGNLGWPVFDTAVGKVGVYICYDRHFPEGWRQLGLNGAQLVYNPSATHRGLSAHLWQLEQPAAAVANEYFVAAINRVGQEEYGDNDFYGTSYFVDPRGQFVGDVADDSKEELVVRDLDFDLIEDVRQQWAFYRDRRPDAYEGLVRP, from the coding sequence ATGGCACACGTCGTACGAGCCGCCCTGGTCCAGGCCACCTGGACCGGCGACACGGAGTCCATGGTGGCGAAACACGAGGAGCACGCCCGCGAGGCGGCCCGGCAGGGTGCGAAGATCATCGGGTTCCAGGAGGTCTTCAACGCCCCCTACTTCTGCCAGGTCCAGGACGCCGAGCACTACCGCTGGGCCGAACCCGTGCCCGACGGGCCGACCGTCCGCCGGATGCGGGAACTGGCCCGCGAGACCGGCATGGTGATCGTCGTGCCGGTGTTCGAGGTCGAGCAGTCGGGGTTCTACTACAACACCGCGGCCGTGATCGACGCCGACGGCACCGTCCTCGGCAAGTACCGCAAGCACCACATCCCCCAGGTCAAGGGGTTCTGGGAGAAGTTCTACTTCAAGCCCGGCAACCTCGGCTGGCCCGTCTTCGACACCGCCGTCGGCAAGGTCGGCGTCTACATCTGCTACGACCGCCACTTCCCGGAGGGCTGGCGGCAACTCGGGCTGAACGGAGCCCAGTTGGTCTACAACCCGTCGGCCACGCACCGCGGCCTCTCGGCCCACCTCTGGCAGCTGGAGCAGCCGGCCGCGGCCGTCGCCAACGAGTACTTCGTCGCCGCGATCAACCGGGTGGGCCAGGAGGAGTACGGGGACAACGACTTCTACGGAACCTCGTACTTCGTCGACCCCCGCGGCCAGTTCGTCGGCGACGTCGCCGACGACAGCAAGGAGGAACTCGTGGTCCGGGACCTCGACTTCGACCTCATCGAGGACGTACGGCAGCAGTGGGCGTTCTACCGCGACCGCCGCCCCGACGCCTACGAGGGGCTGGTGCGGCCGTGA
- a CDS encoding RNA-guided endonuclease InsQ/TnpB family protein → MQLRYNYRAYPDAAQRHALARAFGCARVVWNDCLRDRKEAHAAGLPYVTSAELSRLRITQAKRTAERAWLADVSAVVLQQSLRDLDAAYRNFFDSLTGKRRGRKVAPPRYKSKKDTRQSIRLNTNAFSLQENGTVYVAKVGHLKVTWSRRLPTAPTSLTVTRDSCGRYFLSFVVDTAPGILPEAETEAGIDLGLSAFAVLSDGRKIVSLRFLRRAEKKLKRLQRELSRTQKGSKNRAKARSRVARQHARVADRRRDFHHQASTQIIRDNQAVYVEDLAVSGLARTRLAKSVHDAGWSAFVGMLEYKAVKHGRTFARVGRAFPSSQVCSACGFQDGPKPLHVRQWTCSQCGTVHDRDHNAARNVLFEGRRIVAAGRAETPNACGAPVRRAPVPAQRGEAGSPRKGRTAQAGIPGLQAREHVKFVPLRPFLRV, encoded by the coding sequence ATGCAGCTTCGCTACAACTACCGCGCCTACCCCGACGCCGCCCAGCGCCATGCGCTGGCGCGGGCGTTCGGGTGCGCCCGGGTGGTGTGGAACGACTGCCTGCGCGACCGTAAGGAAGCGCACGCGGCCGGGCTGCCGTACGTGACGTCGGCCGAGCTGTCCCGGCTGCGCATCACGCAGGCCAAGCGCACCGCGGAACGCGCCTGGCTCGCCGACGTCTCCGCGGTCGTCCTGCAGCAGTCCCTGCGGGACCTGGATGCCGCCTACCGGAACTTCTTCGACTCGCTCACCGGTAAGCGGCGGGGCCGCAAGGTGGCGCCGCCCCGCTACAAGTCGAAGAAGGACACCCGGCAGTCGATCCGCCTCAACACCAACGCCTTCTCCCTGCAGGAGAACGGTACGGTGTATGTGGCCAAGGTCGGCCACCTCAAGGTCACATGGTCACGCCGGCTTCCCACAGCGCCCACGTCCCTGACCGTCACCCGGGACAGCTGTGGCCGGTACTTCCTCAGCTTCGTCGTGGACACCGCACCGGGCATCCTGCCCGAGGCGGAGACCGAAGCCGGGATCGATCTCGGCCTGTCCGCGTTCGCCGTGCTGTCCGACGGGCGCAAGATCGTCTCCCTGAGGTTTCTGCGCCGGGCGGAGAAGAAGCTCAAGCGGCTTCAGCGGGAGCTGTCCCGCACGCAGAAAGGGTCGAAGAACCGGGCCAAGGCCCGCAGCAGGGTCGCACGCCAGCACGCCAGGGTGGCCGACCGGCGCCGGGACTTCCACCACCAGGCCTCCACTCAGATCATCCGCGACAACCAAGCGGTGTACGTGGAAGACCTCGCGGTGTCCGGTCTCGCACGCACCCGGCTCGCCAAGTCGGTGCACGACGCGGGATGGTCCGCGTTCGTCGGCATGCTGGAGTACAAGGCGGTCAAGCACGGCCGTACCTTCGCCAGGGTGGGCCGGGCTTTCCCGTCCTCCCAGGTCTGCTCGGCCTGCGGATTTCAGGACGGGCCGAAGCCTCTCCACGTCCGGCAGTGGACGTGCAGCCAGTGCGGCACGGTGCACGACCGCGACCACAACGCAGCCCGCAACGTCCTCTTCGAAGGACGCCGTATCGTCGCCGCCGGACGGGCGGAGACACCAAACGCCTGTGGAGCGCCGGTAAGACGGGCACCCGTGCCCGCGCAGCGCGGTGAAGCAGGAAGCCCCCGGAAGGGCCGGACGGCCCAGGCCGGAATCCCTGGACTTCAGGCCAGGGAGCACGTCAAGTTCGTCCCTCTACGACCGTTTCTACGGGTGTAG
- the tnpA gene encoding IS200/IS605 family transposase has protein sequence MAGAECGRGRQVVSALHARLVFVTEDRRGVFDDEMPARCEESMRKVREDFEAEPKEFNGERDHVHLLVHYPPRVAVSKLVNSLEGVLARRIRLGTPPSRRPGGEFTGHINRAVLHGHLWSPSYFSASCDGAPLAIVRQHMEQQKPPF, from the coding sequence CTGGCAGGCGCGGAGTGCGGGCGTGGCCGACAGGTGGTTTCGGCGCTGCATGCGCGCTTGGTCTTCGTGACGGAGGACCGGCGCGGGGTGTTCGACGACGAGATGCCGGCGCGCTGCGAAGAGAGCATGCGCAAGGTGCGCGAGGACTTCGAGGCGGAGCCGAAGGAGTTCAACGGCGAACGTGATCACGTCCACCTCCTGGTGCACTATCCGCCCAGGGTCGCCGTCTCCAAGCTGGTCAACAGCCTCGAAGGCGTCTTAGCTCGCCGGATACGGCTGGGGACACCTCCCAGCCGCAGGCCGGGGGGAGAGTTCACCGGCCACATTAACCGCGCCGTCCTGCACGGGCACCTGTGGTCACCCTCGTATTTCTCCGCGTCGTGCGATGGGGCGCCGTTGGCGATCGTCCGTCAGCACATGGAGCAGCAGAAACCTCCGTTCTGA
- a CDS encoding RNA-guided endonuclease InsQ/TnpB family protein — protein sequence MAHAAGADRTGHARYTYRLRVSSTARTALLAEWDRCRWVWNECVAKSRQVHAHNKVHPDDGLTCGPARLDKMLTEARARTPWLRDGASVPQQQTVRDFATARSKALKDIDKRLPVKRRAGMPRHKKKREAAPSLNYTTRGFRLKDGRLHLAGKIALTVVWSRDLPCAPSSVRVYRDSVGHWYASFVVATEAQPLPATGAVIGVDWGVQQTATTTSDAHDLPHAEHGKRAAQRLARYQRMMARRKPARGQAASKGYRRAQAQAARLHKKVARQRQDTARKWAKRVVTDHDAVAVEDFRPKFLARTTMARKAADAAIGATKQALIEMGRKHGRDVRLVHPAHTTMDCASCGARTKHALPLSERTYTCTACRAVSPRDKNSARVMLVRAGLNPAGAEGTRPPGALLPAAA from the coding sequence GTGGCGCACGCAGCAGGGGCCGACAGGACGGGGCATGCCCGGTACACCTACCGGCTGCGGGTGTCGTCGACCGCCCGCACCGCCCTGCTCGCCGAGTGGGACCGCTGCCGCTGGGTGTGGAACGAATGCGTGGCCAAGTCCCGCCAGGTGCACGCCCACAACAAGGTGCACCCGGACGATGGGCTGACGTGCGGTCCGGCCCGGCTCGACAAGATGCTGACCGAGGCCCGTGCCCGTACGCCATGGCTCCGCGACGGCGCGAGCGTCCCCCAGCAGCAGACCGTCCGGGACTTCGCCACGGCTCGTTCCAAGGCGCTGAAGGACATCGACAAGCGTCTCCCGGTGAAGCGACGTGCGGGAATGCCGCGCCACAAGAAGAAGCGCGAGGCCGCCCCGAGCCTGAACTACACCACCCGGGGCTTCCGCCTGAAGGACGGACGTCTGCACCTGGCAGGCAAGATCGCCCTGACGGTGGTGTGGTCGCGGGACCTGCCCTGCGCACCCTCGTCGGTGCGGGTGTACCGGGACAGCGTCGGCCACTGGTACGCGTCGTTCGTCGTCGCCACCGAAGCCCAGCCGCTCCCGGCCACGGGCGCTGTGATCGGCGTGGACTGGGGCGTCCAGCAGACTGCGACCACCACGTCCGACGCGCACGACCTGCCGCACGCCGAACACGGCAAGCGGGCCGCGCAGCGCCTCGCCCGCTATCAGCGGATGATGGCCCGCCGCAAGCCCGCCCGCGGGCAGGCCGCGTCCAAGGGTTACCGGCGGGCGCAGGCCCAGGCCGCGAGACTGCACAAGAAGGTGGCCCGGCAGCGGCAGGACACCGCCCGCAAGTGGGCCAAACGCGTCGTGACCGACCACGACGCCGTCGCCGTCGAGGACTTCCGGCCGAAGTTCCTCGCCCGCACCACCATGGCCCGCAAGGCCGCCGACGCCGCGATCGGCGCCACCAAACAGGCCCTGATCGAGATGGGCCGCAAGCACGGGCGGGACGTCCGCCTGGTGCACCCCGCGCACACCACCATGGACTGTGCGTCGTGCGGAGCGAGAACCAAGCACGCACTGCCGCTGTCGGAACGTACCTACACCTGCACCGCCTGCCGGGCCGTCTCCCCCAGAGACAAGAACTCCGCACGCGTGATGCTGGTCCGGGCTGGTCTCAACCCGGCTGGTGCCGAGGGCACAAGACCGCCGGGAGCGCTGCTCCCGGCGGCAGCCTGA
- a CDS encoding helix-turn-helix domain-containing protein → MVRTPLTPEERERGERLGRLLREARGDRSMTRVAASAGISPETLRKIETGRAPTPAFFTVAALARALDLSMDELVNRCAPAAPPAGPAAVPSVPPPAVPPPVAA, encoded by the coding sequence ATGGTGCGCACCCCTCTCACCCCCGAAGAACGTGAACGCGGCGAGCGGCTCGGCCGGCTGCTGCGGGAGGCGCGCGGCGACCGGAGCATGACGCGGGTCGCGGCGAGCGCGGGCATCTCCCCGGAGACCCTCCGGAAGATCGAGACCGGGCGGGCCCCCACCCCGGCGTTCTTCACGGTGGCCGCCCTCGCCCGCGCGCTCGACCTGTCGATGGACGAACTGGTGAACCGCTGCGCCCCGGCCGCACCGCCCGCCGGGCCGGCGGCCGTGCCCTCCGTCCCGCCGCCCGCCGTGCCGCCGCCGGTCGCCGCCTGA
- the map gene encoding type I methionyl aminopeptidase — protein MVELKTDRSIDAMYEAGQVVADALKAVRKAAGVGVSLLELDEVAREVLRGAGAGSPFLGYRPSFAPTPFPAVICASVNDAIVHGVPDGYRLRDGDLVSVDFGAELGGWVGDSAISFLVGTPRAGDVRLVETAERALAAGIGAAVVGNRIGDIAHAIGTVCRAAGYGILDGFGGHGIGRRMHEDPPVPNEGRPGRGMPLRHGMVLAIEPMLIGGGTDGFRTAPDGWTLRTVDGSRAAHAEHTVAITTAGPRVLTAR, from the coding sequence ATGGTGGAGCTGAAGACCGACAGGTCGATCGACGCGATGTACGAGGCGGGCCAGGTCGTCGCGGACGCCCTGAAGGCCGTGCGGAAGGCCGCCGGGGTGGGGGTGTCCCTGCTGGAGCTGGACGAGGTGGCCCGGGAGGTGCTGCGCGGGGCGGGTGCGGGTTCGCCCTTCCTGGGCTACCGGCCGTCCTTCGCCCCGACCCCGTTCCCCGCCGTCATCTGCGCGTCGGTCAACGACGCGATCGTGCACGGCGTCCCGGACGGCTACCGGCTGCGTGACGGCGACCTGGTGTCCGTGGACTTCGGTGCCGAACTGGGCGGCTGGGTCGGCGACTCGGCGATCAGTTTCCTCGTGGGCACCCCGCGCGCGGGCGACGTGAGGCTGGTCGAGACCGCCGAGCGGGCCCTGGCGGCGGGCATCGGGGCCGCCGTCGTCGGCAACCGGATCGGGGACATCGCGCACGCGATCGGCACGGTGTGCCGCGCGGCGGGCTACGGCATCCTGGACGGCTTCGGCGGGCACGGCATCGGCCGTCGTATGCACGAGGACCCGCCCGTCCCCAACGAGGGCCGGCCGGGCCGGGGCATGCCGCTGCGGCACGGCATGGTGCTGGCGATCGAGCCCATGCTCATCGGCGGCGGCACCGACGGCTTTCGCACCGCGCCCGACGGCTGGACCCTGCGCACCGTCGACGGCTCGCGCGCCGCCCACGCCGAACACACCGTCGCGATCACCACCGCCGGCCCCCGCGTCCTGACGGCCCGGTGA
- a CDS encoding ATP-dependent Clp protease ATP-binding subunit codes for MSSGFTGPQGYGSDPFGEFLARFFGGPRPRQIDIGRLLSQPARELVRGAAQYAAEHGSRDLDTQHLLRAALATDPTRDLISRTGTDPDSLAAEIDERSGPVQHGPDDAPPPTSLSLTPAVKRALLDAHEMARSTGAGYIGPEHVLSALAANPDSAAGHILNSAHFTSAGMPLPDAAPDAAPPRTERPRPATGTPTLDKYGRDLTELAHEGRIDPVIGREEEIEQTVEVLSRRGKNNPVLIGDAGVGKTAVVEGLAQRIADGDVPDVLMTRRVVSLDLAGVVAGTRYRGDFEERLNTIVDEIRAHSDRLIVFIDELHTVVGAGGGGEGGSMDAGNILKPALARGELHIVGATTLEEYRRIEKDAALARRFQPIMVPEPTPADTIAILRGLRDRYEAHHQVRYTDEALVAAVELSDRYLSERRLPDKAIDLIDQAGARVRLRARTKGTDVRTMERELEQLTCDKDQAVADEKYEQATQLRDRIGELKERIAEAGGEGRVDEGQSLVVDAEVIAEVVSRQTGVPVSRLTEEEKDRLLGLEEHLHQRVVGQDEAVRVVSDAVLRSRAGLASPDRPIGSFLFLGPTGVGKTELARALAEALFGSEERMVRLDMSEYQERHTVSRLVGAPPGYVGHEEAGQLTEVVRRHPYSLLLLDEVEKAHPDVFNILLQVLDDGRLTDSQGRTVDFSNTVIVMTSNLGSEAITRRGATLGFATGGAEADEEARREQILRPLREHFRPEFLNRIDEVVVFRQLTAGELRQITDLLLEGTRRGLRGQGVTVEFTDSAVDWLARRGHQPEYGARPLRRTIQREVDNQLSRLLLDGSVRGGDRVTVDTADGNLTFRTGARAGTEPEGTGTEAGAAPDSGAGPWRGEPQAPEQ; via the coding sequence ATGAGCAGCGGGTTCACGGGTCCGCAGGGCTACGGCTCGGACCCCTTCGGAGAATTCCTCGCACGCTTCTTCGGCGGGCCGCGCCCCCGGCAGATCGACATCGGCCGGCTGCTGAGCCAGCCGGCCAGGGAACTGGTGCGCGGCGCCGCGCAGTACGCCGCCGAGCACGGCAGCCGGGACCTGGACACCCAGCACCTGCTGCGCGCCGCGCTCGCCACCGATCCGACCCGCGACCTGATCAGCCGGACGGGCACGGATCCCGACTCGCTGGCGGCGGAGATCGACGAACGGTCCGGGCCCGTCCAGCACGGGCCGGACGACGCCCCGCCGCCGACGTCGCTCTCGCTGACCCCCGCCGTCAAACGGGCGCTGCTGGACGCCCACGAGATGGCCCGGTCGACCGGGGCCGGCTACATCGGCCCGGAGCACGTCCTCAGCGCCCTGGCCGCCAACCCCGACTCGGCCGCCGGGCACATCCTGAACTCGGCCCACTTCACCTCCGCCGGGATGCCGCTGCCGGACGCCGCGCCGGACGCCGCACCGCCGCGCACCGAGCGGCCCCGCCCCGCGACGGGCACGCCGACGCTGGACAAGTACGGCCGTGACCTGACCGAGCTGGCCCATGAGGGCCGGATCGACCCGGTGATCGGACGGGAGGAGGAGATCGAGCAGACCGTCGAGGTGCTCTCCCGGCGCGGCAAGAACAATCCGGTGCTGATCGGTGACGCGGGCGTCGGCAAGACCGCCGTGGTGGAGGGTCTGGCGCAGCGGATCGCCGACGGGGACGTGCCCGATGTGCTCATGACCCGGCGGGTGGTCTCCCTGGACCTGGCGGGCGTGGTCGCCGGTACCCGCTACCGGGGCGACTTCGAGGAGCGGCTGAACACCATCGTCGACGAGATCCGCGCCCACTCCGACCGGCTGATCGTCTTCATCGACGAGCTGCACACCGTCGTGGGCGCCGGAGGCGGCGGCGAGGGCGGTTCGATGGACGCCGGCAACATCCTCAAGCCGGCGCTGGCCCGCGGTGAGCTGCACATCGTGGGCGCGACCACGTTGGAGGAGTACCGGCGGATCGAGAAGGACGCGGCGCTGGCCCGCCGCTTCCAGCCGATCATGGTGCCGGAGCCCACGCCCGCGGACACGATCGCGATCCTGCGCGGACTGCGCGACCGGTACGAGGCCCACCACCAGGTCCGCTACACCGACGAGGCGCTGGTGGCGGCCGTGGAGCTGTCCGACCGCTACCTCAGCGAGCGTCGCCTGCCGGACAAGGCGATCGACCTGATCGACCAGGCCGGCGCCCGGGTGCGGCTGCGGGCCCGGACCAAGGGCACGGACGTACGCACCATGGAGCGGGAGCTGGAGCAGCTGACCTGCGACAAGGACCAGGCGGTCGCCGACGAGAAGTACGAGCAGGCGACGCAGTTGCGCGACCGCATCGGCGAGCTGAAGGAGCGGATCGCCGAGGCCGGCGGTGAGGGCCGGGTCGACGAGGGCCAGAGTCTGGTGGTGGACGCCGAGGTGATCGCGGAGGTGGTGTCCCGGCAGACCGGCGTCCCGGTCAGCCGGCTCACCGAGGAGGAGAAGGACCGGCTGCTGGGCCTCGAGGAGCACCTGCACCAGCGTGTCGTCGGCCAGGACGAGGCGGTGCGGGTGGTCTCGGACGCGGTGCTGCGCTCCCGGGCCGGGCTCGCCAGCCCCGACCGGCCGATCGGCAGCTTCCTGTTCCTCGGGCCGACCGGCGTCGGCAAGACGGAGCTGGCCCGGGCGCTGGCCGAGGCCCTGTTCGGCAGCGAGGAGCGGATGGTCCGCCTCGACATGAGCGAGTACCAGGAGCGGCACACGGTCAGCCGGCTGGTCGGTGCCCCGCCCGGGTACGTCGGCCACGAGGAGGCGGGGCAGCTGACCGAGGTGGTGCGCAGGCATCCGTACTCGCTGCTGCTCCTCGACGAGGTGGAGAAGGCGCACCCCGACGTCTTCAACATCCTGCTCCAGGTCCTGGACGACGGCCGGCTGACCGACTCCCAGGGCCGGACGGTCGACTTCAGCAACACCGTCATCGTGATGACCAGCAACCTCGGTTCCGAGGCGATCACCCGCCGCGGTGCCACGCTGGGCTTCGCGACGGGCGGCGCGGAGGCGGACGAGGAGGCGCGGCGCGAGCAGATCCTGCGGCCGCTGCGGGAGCACTTCCGGCCCGAGTTCCTCAACCGGATCGACGAGGTGGTGGTGTTCCGCCAGCTCACCGCCGGGGAGCTGCGGCAGATCACCGATCTGCTGCTGGAGGGGACGCGGCGCGGCCTGCGGGGCCAGGGCGTCACGGTCGAGTTCACCGACTCCGCCGTGGACTGGCTGGCGCGGCGCGGCCATCAGCCCGAGTACGGGGCCCGGCCGCTGCGCCGCACCATCCAGCGCGAGGTCGACAACCAGCTCTCCCGGCTGCTGCTGGACGGCAGTGTCCGGGGCGGCGACCGGGTGACGGTGGACACGGCGGACGGGAACCTCACGTTCCGGACCGGGGCGAGGGCCGGCACCGAGCCCGAGGGAACCGGAACCGAGGCAGGGGCGGCCCCGGACTCAGGGGCCGGGCCCTGGCGCGGGGAGCCGCAGGCTCCCGAACAGTGA